Proteins from a single region of Elgaria multicarinata webbii isolate HBS135686 ecotype San Diego chromosome 23, rElgMul1.1.pri, whole genome shotgun sequence:
- the NRTN gene encoding neurturin, translating to MKVWKFAAIVSMVFSSMLSVLVCRDLFGGKPTSTFFRSALFPRTSSSPPWLAEGWRRHPRDLERHRALISQYSTLFETYTEREIRQLISTLIERYSQSMNSGAHELPLFARVSNRMKRAKARHKPCSLKELEVTVRELGLGYNSDETVLFRYCSGTCDAAVRNYDMSLKNVRSARKIRKEKVRARPCCRPLAYDDDVSFLDAKNLYHTVNEVSAKECGCV from the exons ATGAAGGTATGGAAGTTTGCTGCCATAGTCTCCATGGTTTTCAGTTCCATGCTGTCCGTGTTGGTTTGTAGAGACCTGTTTGGCGGGAAACCCACGTCCACCTTCTTCCGCTCCGCGCTTTTCCCGAGAACGTCCTCATCGCCCCCTTGGCTGGCGGAAGGCTGGAGGAGGCACCCGCGGGATCTGGAACGGCACCGCGCCCTGATCTCCCAGT ACAGCACGTTGTTCGAGACCTACACGGAGAGAGAGATCCGCCAGTTGATCTCCACGTTGATCGAGAGGTACAGCCAGTCCATGAACTCCGGGGCCCACGAGCTGCCGCTCTTCGCCAGGGTCAGCAACCGGATGAAGCGTGCCAAGGCCCGCCACAAGCCCTGCTCCCTCAAGGAGCTAGAGGTGACCGTCCGCGAGCTGGGCCTGGGTTACAATTCGGACGAGACGGTCCTGTTCCGCTACTGCAGCGGCACCTGCGACGCGGCCGTGCGGAACTACGACATGTCCCTGAAGAATGTCCGCAGCGCCCGGAAGATCCGGAAGGAGAAGGTGAGGGCCCGGCCGTGCTGCCGGCCCCTGGCGTACGACGACGACGTCTCCTTCTTGGACGCGAAGAACCTGTACCACACGGTGAACGAGGTGTCGGCTAAAGAATGCGGCTGCGTGTGA